The nucleotide sequence GGTCGCTTGCGGTAATCCGGATTAAGCATTGCCTGTCGAAACATAAGCCAGAGTTAGTATCTTGGCTGAAGATATTTATCCCGGACCAAAGCAGACCACTGATTCAGACAGTTCCCTAGTTGGCCAGTGTAATACCGTGCATGATGTACACAGCAGTATAACTGCAAAAATTTCGTGAACAGACAAGGTTTGAGACAGCAGTTAGTATGATAGAGGCAAAACCTGCAGTAACTCCCAGCCAGCACCATCCCCTAAATCTAGAAAACTTACTGCTTCTGACAACCGGTCATCTGCCAGACAATACCTACACAAAATTTGAAAGTTGATAAGCATGTGTGTCTGAAAATCATGACTGGTCATCAGATAGAGAAATCAACACCAATGAGCTTATCCACTGAACTGATTTTTTTTACctaacaaaaaggaaaaaaattctACGACTAAGTAACAGCAAGTTTATTTTGTGTTAGCGACTCATACTCTCTTGCGGCATAAATGTCGAGCCGGAAGGTGTTCTCCAAAAGTCTCTGTACAATCAATCGAAACTATGTTAAGTGTCTGAGTGGAAAATTAGAAAACAATATTCCTCCTAATGAACATGAAGTTAAAATATCCTCAATCACCTGCAAGGAAATACCATCCATAATGCCTGCTTCGCAAAATGGAATAAATGCCATGTATGCAACAAGCAGCCCAGCTCCGTAACTGTTTGGTAAAGTGCATGTAAACTTTGGTGTTCATTTTTGTTGAAGAAAAAAGAACAAGAATACTTGCATGTCATCAGCTATCCCAAAGGCTCGCTTCTCCAAAGGAGTCGATGCCCCAGCAGCAGAGGCTCGACACCATAGTCCGTCCGACAGCACTCCAGCCCCAGTAGATGAATACCTATCATTGCCAAAAAGTTTTCAAAAATGATTCTGTaccaatatataataataaaggTAGGAAGGGGATGGAAATGTACCCAATATCTACAGAAAAAGCCACATCTCGCAGCCTTGGAACCAAGTAGCGTCCCTCTTTCTCCAATGCCATGCTATAGATCGGAAAGTTACACTAATCAGTAGTTAATTGAACATAGGGAATACAGTGCAGAAAGGAAGCTGAAGAAAATATTCAGCATACTTGAGAATAACAGAAGAAGGTCCAAGGCTTTGATGCAGTCTATCATGATTGTGCATGTGGACAAGGCCGCTCATGGCACCATTAAGCAACTTAAGAACAAAATATCCCCTTAGCTCCAATTTGTATGCTCGATCGAAAGGGTTCCAAAATGGCATCCCACCAGATTGCTCCTTCAATTGCCTTGCGCTTGCTAATTTCGCATAGTCTGCAGCACTATATCTCCCATCATCGCGGAAGGCAAGCCACTGTAGTAAAGCTATGTCAGTCTTTGCATGCATTCTGTGAGGAGCCTGGGAACCACATAGTTATGTAGTAATATACCTGTTCTCCTGTTGCTGTCTCAAAGGCCCCTAAAAGAAACTGAATGTTCGTGCAGATGTCACTAGCATCACTCTGTAAATAGAGGAAGGGAATAGTTTTTTTGTGTGTAAATGTCTTGTGTAATATAATAATCCATGGTTGCAGTTTCTGTTAGCAGTTTATGATTTACGCAACCTGAAGAAAAGCACGAGTCCTTAACTCATTCAGTGCCATCAAATCAGCTTCAGAAGCACCAGCACGAGCTCCAGGGTATACCTTTGTTTCAAATCCTATGTCTTAGCATATTAAGATAGTCAATATATTCATATACCTATGGCAGAGAAAGGTATCATAATAAAATGAAGACAAATTGAAAGATCGAAAGTGTATGTCCTATTACAAATAATATTTTCAAGGCACTGCAGAACCAATTTTCAAGGCATGGCATTCTGCTGATTACTAAATGACGCTATGCAACTAAACTTAGCAACACATACCTTAAATACAGCCTGTGTGCCCCTCAATGGACCTTGAACAACTCTTCCCTCGTAAAGTCTGGAAAACAGGATGATCAACGAACAATGGGTATGCCTTTACTTTACTATAGTAAAAAGTCAGTATCAgtctattttcaaaaaaaaaaaaaacagtatcaGTCAGAAGGAAATAACCTACTAATCGTCACTTCTCCTTCTCCGATATCTTGGACCCTCAACCGCTCGATCTCTTCTGGTGAATATCCAAGACCAAGGTCTTGAATACCAGCAACATTTGAAGGCTCTCCAAATTGAGATGATGAGTAACTGATTCACATGTCAGGAAGTCAGAAAAGGTGATTATTCAAGAAAGGTTCAGTAATCAGTACTGcacaaagaaaaggaaaaggtcTGAATATTGAAGAAACAATTTGTATATTTTTTTTAATGAGAAGGAGCAGGGCCCTTTATTTATTTATACTACTACAGCATAATGACAATCCACAATGATATGAAGTAAGGCCACAAAACATCTGATGGCTCTTTAACAGCTCTTCGAAGATTGCAAATGTAGCATTAGATGCAATATCACTATCACTACATCATGCACTAAAATATGTGGGAAAAAAATGTATCAAC is from Miscanthus floridulus cultivar M001 chromosome 7, ASM1932011v1, whole genome shotgun sequence and encodes:
- the LOC136467508 gene encoding uncharacterized protein produces the protein MASNAYRKTSVSPSATMLKALPVRFLASPEPGGWSRRLPRRSLRLISAALMTNPAYFEVGRFLGGYGFMNITSYSSSQFGEPSNVAGIQDLGLGYSPEEIERLRVQDIGEGEVTISRLYEGRVVQGPLRGTQAVFKVYPGARAGASEADLMALNELRTRAFLQSDASDICTNIQFLLGAFETATGEQWLAFRDDGRYSAADYAKLASARQLKEQSGGMPFWNPFDRAYKLELRGYFVLKLLNGAMSGLVHMHNHDRLHQSLGPSSVILNMALEKEGRYLVPRLRDVAFSVDIGYSSTGAGVLSDGLWCRASAAGASTPLEKRAFGIADDIYGAGLLVAYMAFIPFCEAGIMDGISLQRLLENTFRLDIYAAREYCLADDRLSEAVSFLDLGDGAGWELLQAMLNPDYRKRPIAEAVLNHRFITGAVLRSY